The sequence below is a genomic window from Anser cygnoides isolate HZ-2024a breed goose chromosome 8, Taihu_goose_T2T_genome, whole genome shotgun sequence.
gatccCATCAGCAAGAGAACATCAGAAAAAAGTGGCATTTCAGTTCAAGGCTAAGTATCACCTTCCAAAAAGATAATGAGGATAAgtacataaaatgtttttaaaaacaaattcttgCATGAGGAAGCACAGCAAAGTGCTGCTAATTCCTAAATTATAATTTCCATGTAATCTTCATGGATAGCTCCCCAGTGCAGTGAGGTAATTCAGTctagggaaaagaaatggaaaaaaggacaaaagagtTGTCCATTCcaatactacagaaaaaaagatgaaggtTTCCAGCTCTCTTTGTAACACCACAGTTCCAGAAAAGCTCAAGATTCACAAAGCCTTCAAGTAGCTGTTTCCATGAAACGTAACATGCCCCAGAGCTATACGCTCCCACCATATAGTTGATAAATATATATGACCATCACTGGtttaacacttttttcccctcatctaATGCTTACAGGCAAGCAGTAACCAACGATAAATAAAAACCCCTACCAGAGACACATTTGACACCAGCATATTGCATCATGACTCATTTGGCCTCATTCTATACCTATCAGCATACTTGAGGTCTCTCATGGGAAGATAATTAAATGGGCTTTTCTAAGAATTCAGAAGCGTCCAACTTCAGCCTATTCTTACTGGTGAGAATTCTTACTGATGAGAAGTGCTCAGTAACAGCCAGGGCAGTAAAGGAAAGCAGACTTCCTACAAATGACGCGTCAAAAAGAAGgaaggtaatttaaaacaaaaaacccacaccagGAAAAACCACACCCCCCAAAAGCAGCCCCCATCCTGCACCAAACCCCACATTCAATTCGTTTTTAACTTCATCACAGGGAGTGCTATGATTCAAGAGACAGTCAAGAGAAATTAGCACTGGGAAAGTCTCATTTGAGGAGAAGTAGGGGCTGGACATCAAGCGAGCTTGGCACTGGGctgcacacagcactgctgtgcttGCTACAAATAAGTTGTCCTGGTTCCATACGGAAATGTAAAGACTAGTCCTTCTCAGAGGTAAAATTATGTTACAAGTTTGATTATCAAAGGAAAAGTACCACTAAATTAAAGACAAAGTGTTCAGATTTATTTGGAAATTCACAGTTTCTAATGGCACTACAGCTCTGTAGTTACATACTCTTGTTCCACAACATCGTATGCTGCACTCAGGTGGTATGTATTTTCCTCATTCAGGTTTGAAACCCTTTTGAATTCATGTTCAACAAGTCTGATTCATGTGCTCTGACTGGCTAATTGTGCAGATCAAATCCAAAAGTACATCACCCTAAAGTATTCATAAACTAacaagaaagcagcaaaaaaaacaaaggctttAAATAAGTCACATTACATACAATACCCAGGAAAGGCATTAGATCTGTTAAAAAGGGTACCACTAAAAGTGCTCAATAAGTTAACTTATTTTTTACAACATGAACCTGTAACATTTGTCAAAAGGAGTAACCTTTTGTTCCACTCACTCAGATACATACAGCATTTTACCAATCACACACTCTATAGTATCCAAATATACAGTCAcagtcaaaataaaaaacacttggATATGAAAATACCAACCATACAAACACTGCACATTTGTTAGCCAATACAAAAGCAAACGTCATGGAAATACCCACTTTGAACCAACCTGATGGGGTAGACTTCGAGGCTTTGCAAACTCAACGCATCCAGAACTGGCTTGGAAAACTCTGCCAGCTGCACCAACTCACCCTCGCGTTCTTCAGCTGAGCTTTCCCCTAAACTCTTCGCACAGAAACAGCGAGCGCTCCCCATTCATCTCTCCTGGAGAACTACAGCAGTCAGTTTAGGTAACAAACGCATTCGTCAGCGTAAGATCCCAGCGTACACCAGAAATGCTAAAGAGCAACTGTCATTCATTCAGTACTTCTGACTACAGCTCTGATTTGTAACGGAAGGTGGAGATAAATCTAACTACTAACCCTAGTGAGACACTTTTCTCAACTGAGTTTGCAAAACCAGGATCTAGTCAGGCAAGTCCACCTATTAGTATTTTTACAGTATCCAGTCCACATTACTGAGTCCAGCTGAAGGCCAACACATGTCCCTTTACAGCACTGTAGTGTTGCATCTTCAAAAAAAGCTAgagaaattacaaaataaatcaaatgacaAACAATTGTATCTCCCCTCTTCCAGTGGCATTATAAATAGACAAAAGGCACATAAATATGGGAAGGTGCAAGAAATAGGAACAAAGCTGAAGGAAGAGGATTAGGCTTTTATCCCTATTCCACCCAACAAACTGGGTTTCAAAAAATCTCCGCCCCAGGAACTGTGAAAAAACCTTTATAAAATGaaccctgccctccctccccccaagcTGTTCTCATAGGAAATTATCAGCCTTGTAAAGCTGCAGCTTATAGCCAAGATTGACACAATCCCATCTATTTAAAAAGGCAGAAACCAAATTTCTGAATACTTTCCAATTAGTTGAGCTCTTCGTCTCCCACCATCCTCCCACAGAATACCACAGACTGTTCTCAAATGAACAAACACTCTCCTGTTTGAGAAGTTCAGCTAGTTTTAGATGTGTCCAGAAACTGCTGTGACACCAAGTGCTCCCACTGTTAtctctttgtttcctttgatTATGTCATGCAGGCTTGGCATTGACCCTGACTTAGTCTGTATTAGAGTTTTTATGAGCTTCCCTTGGTCTGAAACTTTAGACCGTCTTCGCTTTATAGCCCTCTTCTCAGTTTTTGTCTTTTGGGTTTGTCCATTGCACAGACTCGTACAAGCTGAAATGCCACAAAAGTAAGACTCCTCAGATTGCGATGATGTTTCTGAGCTTCCTTCAGATGGAGGACCTTTATACGAAGAGTGATAAACTTCCCCAATGTTAGAGAAGTCCCTCTGGTTTGTAAACGgcttccttccttttatttccccaTTGGCTACAGGATGCAGAGGCTCTGCCGTCGGCTTGATAGTCTCTATCTTTTCACTTTTGTATTTGCAACGCTTTTTCTGAAACCACaagtaaaaagagaaacagtCAGCTTCTGACAGGCAAGCAGAGCATAAAACCCAACCCCAGGAGCCAGGAGAGCAGCCGAGACACACACCACCTGCCGGCAGGAATGTGTCAGCCTCGGCCTGCCTCTGCAGCTACTGTACCTTCTTCTCTGGGGAGAACTTGAGGGGTTCTACGATGTACAGGTCCTCTGGATCCACTGTAAGAAAGGGTACAAGAGTTTACTGACGCTGCCAGCTCCAGAACAAAGCAATTTTCAACACGAGCACATAGAAAGTGAAGTTGACACTAAGAAATTCCCGTCTGCTGTCACGGCAGCTGGCAGTGACAGACACGGAAACTCCTGACCTTCTGACAGGTTGGGCCATAGGAGCGGTGCACAGAACACCCCTTAGGGAAAAGGGACAGGTGGTTGGCAGAAGTGGGCCTCCCAAAAATACACCGTTAACAATATAAGTGTTTAATGTGCAGCTAGAAGCACTGATAGATATTCAGACTGACATAAGACCCGTCTGATGTTCCTCCATTGGTGCTTTGTAAATCTTTCTTCCAAGCCTAAGcagcagaagactgaaaaagagcaatttttaaaaaaaatagtctaaGCCCTAGCTCATCTTTACTGCAATGTTCCCGAATCAAGTCAAATTTCCAGTTTTTTGCACAGTACaaaaaactgtgaagaaaatgctgaatcTGGAAGCACAGCATCAACTGCAATAATCAGTAGTTACTATGACCTACACCACTTCTGTTTTTGCACGATGATGACCTAAGAAATCAAAATTCATTTGTCCTCAATCTAATGTGAATACTCAAACGACCAGATCATTCAATCCTCTTAGCCGAACCAAGACAAATGGTCTATCAGCTACAGTAAGAAAATTTCAATTTGGATCCCTAAATATCTGCCAAGTTTCAAGATTGGCCATTAGGACATCCAAATAGGGCATTCAGGCTGTGTCTGGCATTACAAAATACCACTTGGTATAAACTTCCTAGCTTTGTAGACTTGAGTACCTGCATCAATTGCTACAACTACCAAGAAGGCCATCATTTATACCTCTACAAGTGTTTATCCTAGATTTaatattttagctttatttaGCACAGTTCTGGGAGCATCTGGTAACATTTATGAACCACCTCATATAAAGAATGCGTAAGTGAACTACTACAATCCAGTGTACTTCAACATTAACCTatgatttccattttcataCACGTGCAATAAGACACACATTGTATAGTGTCAAGAGTAACACTAGAGATTAGCTATATTATATATGTGAATAATACCTTCTTTACCAGATAGCTGAAAAGACTGCGATCTGACCAGTGGAAGAGAAgttcttcttttcaaattcgTATCATCATAGGAGGAAAAACAtctaagaaacaaaacccaacaaattTTATGCATGTTTTTCTCAAGACAATGCATTTTTCCATTGAAGAGCATCCTTGGCAGAAGGACAGAATCAGCATTTGCCCAGGTGCCCTAAGAAATCTGGCAAACAGACATAGTAGTTACTATCTTTGTACTAAGCTATCAAGGCACGTTAAGTTCAGTAGCTCCAAAATGCTCCTACGAGACCACTACTACAGTAACTGCTTGATGCCCCAGTCCCAGAAGATTTAGGGAACATCAATAAAAGCTGCAAGAACAATTAAGTTTCAAGTGCAAATACATTACCTTTTGGGGCTAGGGTAGTGATTACTTTTGGGAATTTTTGAGAAATAATCTTCACAGAACTGAGACGTGCTTCTGCACCGCTGCACACAAACCACCAAGCCCAGAATGACACAGAGAACCAGCGAAATCACAAGGTAGGTTTGCCGATCAGAAACCTGAAAGAATTTGATATAGTTGTTAAAGACTAATGAATAATGAAGTGATACTGTTACACTCTGCTTTCAACACCAGAACTTTAAAAGAACACGACTGTTAAAGTCgcctttttgttttccctcttatCTCTAATGTTTAAACTGGAATAGTTTTTCCAGAGGTTTGATTTAGTATGTTGGCCATATGGCATTCAAGGACTAACAGCTAAAGACCACTAGCTGATAATGCAGGACAAGATTCCGCTGACTGCAGCACCATCATCGATCAAATTGCTCAGACTAGTTGACTCAGATGACTAGAACTGAGTTCAGGGAAAGTCATGTTCAAATTCCAGGATGCTTGTCTAACATAACCTGATCAGCCACTGTCAAATCCTACTTAAAAGCACAGCACTCATTAACAGGAGCTTAGCCAACCAGGCATCGAGGGAGCCCTACTAAGTGTTAGGAAACAGCTCAAGACACATTCTTggcaacacacacaaaaaagtcaTGTTTACAAAACTGCTTGAAATCCCAGACTGGAGAATGTAAACATTTGAAAGAACATGTTCCTAGTATTGTTGCCAAGGTTCCCTTAATCTCCAAAGATCACAACagccagagaagaaaagaaaagggtgTTTTAGCCATGCTAGTCTCCCACTCAGTAGCAAAAcgcacagccccccccactCATCTGTTGTCACAGCCCAGTTCCAACAGTGTTCAGTCCATTCTCACACACATCTCCTGTTGCAAGACTGTTAGTGTTCAAGCGGGCAATCTAAGTGCTGGACACTGTAAAGCATCCCATTTTACTGAAGGTGGAGAACATAAAGCCATGCGATACAACTGGTTATGTAATACATCAAATGGCAGTAAAGTTCTTGAAGCATAGAATTTACCATTCCCCACTGCACGTTTCAAACATTGCGTGCAACAAATCCTATTACTGACACTTTGAAGTCAGTGCTTAGTCTAATTAAAAACCGTTTTACAGAAAAGTATCAACTCCAAAGCACTACAGAAAGCTGGAATAACTGAGTATCTGAGCCTAAGTTCTTTCGTCACAAGATCAGATTACAATCACAGGACTAGTAGGGCTCTAGTAAAAAACTATTACATCAAGTCTGCTGTGCACAAGACAGCTCAAGCTATTCAGCTGTTCCTCCCCTCCCTTGGCCAACTGCTGAAGCGGGAACTGGAAGCAATAACTACTGACATCTTCCCAAATGAAAAGCTTCACTTAAAAACCCCAGGCCTCTTCAAACTGAGATATGTTTATGTATCTGTTTCCTTTGCTTGAGTTCTTGTGCCATATTACTGATTTATAATTACCTCACGTTTTAATTCCGCCACGGTTGTTGACAGATTGGAAACTAGCTGCGTCATGTTGGTGAGCTGAGCTTGTAACAGCTGGATTGCTTCTGTTTGCCGCTGATCCTGTATTAAGGAGAGTCATGCCCACGCTGTTTAGTTGTCAGGATTCTGCAACCATGGACTTTTACTTGCACAACATTAGCATTCTGTCTGACACAGCCAGGCATGATGTAGCCACGTGATCCATTTAGCACTCTTCTCAAACACAACTTTCACTTATCATTTGAAACTGTTTATGCAGCATTAGTCATATAAACACTTCAAAACATCAGTATTTTTACGTATAAAGGAATGTTTTGTTACGTTATGGCTAGTGCATTTCATTGCAGTCATTACTATCTTTAATAAAGGCAAAAGAAGTAGCCAGCTCCATGCAGTGGCTATCAGGAAGCCAAGTACGGTCATGTCAAAAAACGTGTGATGGTGACAAGGCAAAGCTGAAATCTAAAGGCTGAAATATGGCTTCTGTTCTGGGCTCAGGTGGGCAGACACCCAGGAAGAGGAGCCCACGGCAGCCAGAAATAAGCCCTTTGCAGCTATCGTTTCCTGGAGAAAGCCCTAACAAGATCCTTAATCTTATAAGAAATTGAGAAAGGTGAGAAGAGTGTAAGGGAGGTTAGCCAAGAAGAGCACCTCAGACTGACCAGCATTTGATAATATTTAAGACATGCAAAAAAGAGCATGCGTGTGATCTCAGGGAATTTgtgattttctttgcttttgacAAATGAGCCTGGGATTATACTTcagaaattttcagtgtttgggATTAAGCTTGCTAAAACACATCCACAATTGCTTTTGTGATTATTCAGCACACAGTTAGTGCTATATTTGACAGCTACTCAGGAAAGCTAGGACAGTagttcagggaaaaaaacaacaaaagcgTCTCCTTCAGCTCCCACGCCCTTTAATGACATTTCAGAGAAGGAACTAAAACTTCTGCTACATGTACCCCAACCCCTTTCAATTGCAAATTTGACATGCCATTACcactccctctccccttctgGAGGTTAGGTCTCTCTTCAGCAACATCAGAGTAATTGcctatctgtattttaaatgagagCTGCAAAATCCAACTAAGCTTTCAAAAACAGGTTTTGAGTGCAGCTACAACCAAGAAACAAGGGTTGGAAGTGACATGGGTAACTTCCACTGACAAATACATTTAAGACTTTTAGCCATTAACAGCTGACAACTgacacactgaaaaacaaacggGAAagggctttattttaaaagagactGGGAACGTGTCTGCAAAGTTTTATTACAGAGAAAATGGTTGGGAAGCAAGGAATGGACTTGCTTTTAAAAGGCAGACACACAGCTAAGAAAAACACCTTCAGTAGAAGAAATCTGTACGTCCTAGCAACTTTCTTTAAAGTAGTCTTTCTTATTTAGGAAAACACGTAAGTACTTCAACAAGCCATACCTGCTCTTCCGCTATTCTTGAGGTGTTCTGaagttttattattgttttattgaaagccttctgcatttcttccatttgctttcGGTAcctaaaacaaacacagcataAAGATTTGAAATGCTAGTTCATAAAACTCACCAGCACTAAACTTGTCTTCAGAACACACCACTATGCAAGGAGAAATCTCATTTGtccaaaacagctttatttaaaCTTCAAGTGGTGTTCCTTTTCTAGTTTCAGACATAGAACAGGGACACTTCATTCTACTTTGTGTGGTTTTATTCTAAGTTTAAGGTCAAAGATAATTTCAACACCTTAGAACTGTGTGCTCATTTACTGGCATTCACTATGGAGTGGATTCACTCTGCAAAACACTCACTGCCAAGAGAGCACAACAGTAAATGTAACAGAGATCTTCCTGGGAACCAGTTCTTAAATAGGTACATTTCCCAGTTGTCCTATAGCTGAGGATCACCACAGATGAAACACTTTAACATGCGTCCCTCATACAAAGTTCTGGGTTCCCTCCCCACGGTCCCTTCTTCAACAAGAGTCATTGCACAGTAGTTTATGTGGAAGCAACCAACCGAGTAGCCCAGTGAAGAAGGCACTGAAGGTGTGTGTCACTCAATTTAACAGCAACAGGAGGATGTGCACTTTTGCTGAAGTGATTACAGAAAGGATAAGTGCTTGCAGCACtctatccttaaaaaaaaaaggctccaaAACATAgcaattcaaaaataaatcaacacaaaataaatgttgactgtagctgaaaacacagaaagggAACCCTAGCTAACCACACATGCCCAGGTCTCTGGTAGCTTCTCAGGACTAGGTACTTTTCCTCAATTTTCCACAAAGCTCTTCCCACTGTATTACCTTCCATACATTCCTTTGCATATCTGTGTAATTCCTTTGCACAGTTGGCTAAAGTCACGTCTATGTACAGTAGGCTTTTCCCATCCTTCCTCAGGCTTACCTCTGACTCAGTTCTTCTAAATAACGGCTGCTGAGAGACATGTTTACTTCCAAGGCTTTTATTCGATTGTTGAGGCGCATGAAGACGGACTCCTTTTGATTAGATCCATGAACAAGATTTCCATTAGCATAGCCTAGATCTGTTGAATTCTGCAACTCAGCATAGAAGTCTGTAGCTGTTCTCTGTGGTCCCCCAGAGACTGGAATTGACATAAAAGCTTCTTCAGTTGCCTGATCATCCTCCTTCGTTTCAGCAGATACAGAAGACTCAACAGGAGACAAAACAGGTTTCTGCACTTCTGGAgtgctttccttcccttccccagcatcGCTGGCTAACATGCCCACTGTATGTTCAGGCTGCAGAACAGTCTCTATAGGCTTTGAAATCATCGGAGTAGCAATAGTCTCTCGTGTGCTCATCTCCTTTACTTCAGTGAGCACACTGGTTTCAGAAACTACAGGggtttcttctgcagcagagctctcagtcttctctgttTCTGCACTCATCTCAGCTGTATCCACCGGGGGAGTCCCCCTTGGTGCCACCTGGCCCAAGTCTTCTTTAGCAGGCTCCAGCACAATCTCTGTTGTTGGCAATGGCTTAACTTCAGAGGTAACTTCGAGGAGGAGGGGCTGAGAGACAGTTTGAGGATGGCTTGGTTCCAATTCAATAGCATCTGTGGTCTCATTACTGATCTCCTCATGGACCACACTGCTGAAGTCAACTGCAGCAGTAGATCCAGGCAGCCTCTCAACTCTGCTCTCTAATTGCTCAGGCAGAGGCTCATCTATTGACATATGCACAGATTCAGTCAGAACTGCCTGTGGCTGCTGAGCATGAGCAGAGTAATCTTGCTTATGTTTACCTTCAGTCTTACTACGCCGCCGATGGATGGCTGCTGTAACCGAACACCATTTAAACAGATATTCCGAGAAAGTGGAAATGCAACATGCTGTTCTCAAGTCAGAGCAATATTTGTCTGTCTCAAGTTCAAACCATGCCGATGCTTCTTCTTCCTGATCATCACTGGGCAGCAAGGTTACTGTTGACTGGCTTATATCTTCTTCGTACTCTTGTACTAGCTGAACAATTGGACTTTTTGTCAAATCCACATTTAATTGCTCTTTATCTATCTGTGGAATATCTGTAGTAATAAGTCTACAAGAAGAAAGTTAAAGACAGGATGTTACTTCAACAGGTTTACATGCTTACTCTGGAAGATTGCAAAAGTAGGGTATTTTAGAAAGTTCATGAAGTTTATTCCCATGACCAAAGGCCAGTTTGGATGCAGTCACAAATCATATAAGTTATTTTTCTCTACTATATTTCCATCCTGGTTTTCCACCAATTTATTTCAACCCTAGCTTCTGAAACAGCAAGACCTTCCCAATCAGGTATGTCCCGTTATCCTGAAAAGGGGTTGCCAGTTCAAATAccactaatttatttatttttaatacacagCAAACATTTTACTCTTCTACTTTAGCCTTCAAATGCAATAATCAAAATCTTCCAGCTGATCTTACTTGGTCTCTACTGAAACATAAAACCACTATATGCAGCACAAGTCATGTCTTGGTATCTATGAGCTAGAGTCTCAGCTTTAAGCAGCCAAATCAACTCTAAACCACTAATCACCTAAAAAAGGCACAGATTTCATACATACaactccccttccccacccaaTTCCATACCTTTGCATATATGCTTTCATTAAGGACAGCCTAGCAAAAAATATAAgcttcaaaaacttttttttttttttttttaagttctagCACTATAGCTTACATTCCTAATTAGCCTTCCTTGTAGGAGACAACCTGCAAAACCTCAAACAATATTAAGGCAGCAGCCATCCAAGAAATCTGCAAGAGccacaaagaacaaaatgctCCTTTTACTTCTTCTAAACAAACTAATGCAAACTATTGAAAACATTAGTGAAGCATTTGGACATTTTGTCAGGTGTTAAAACACATAATGAAAGAGCTACAAATAGTAACTAAAGCAATAAACTTCCCTGGTTAGTAACTTCCCATACTTCTccaaatactttcatttttacttgtttAAGGCAGTGTGCCGTATCAGAGCATTCTACTACCAAAGATTCCAGACTGGTACATGCTAGTCTCTGCTAGGGGAACGCTCAAAAATACACCAATTGCTTACTCTGGTGAAGGAACAGGAGTTGGTTCAGGCAGTCTTGGTGCAGCTGTTGAAGTTGCAGGGGCGGCAGTGACATTTTCAGATATGCTTTTGTTCCCTGTTGCAGGATGGAAGAAGAATTAGGACAAAGATTCAAGAACcatgtttattttccatgattttggggtggggtgtTAGATGTTAACTCCAACAAAGCAACAACTGCAGGTGTCATTAAAGTTccaattatttgaaaatattaacaacagTTTAACTATCAGATGTTATGGACAGTCTCAAAATATTTCCAGGAAGGAGGAGTTAGACTCTACAACTAAAGCTGGATAACACAGAGTAAAGGTCTCATCAGAATACAGCTGAACAAACATATGGTATTTGTATCAGTTCTTCTTGGCAGATTCAACTTCTTCACTCCGTGGTTTGCAGTCAACAGGATAAGTATTTTAC
It includes:
- the SUCO gene encoding SUN domain-containing ossification factor isoform X1; the encoded protein is MRGPPARSACLCLCVLLWLPIWHVFCEDSLSSAVQYASSDACALASDGENIQEKREEAGHRLESEHADSSTQSYSTEELLDDSIKSDQATEVSEASQPEAQTPPSVDVNGASPSIVASTENNSSSPTSEISTVSQPDAIENSRADIPVVSSSEAEQSEPDCDIGGTLEADPQSEPSSFVSPPESLAGQHIENISSSHGKGKKTKSEFESKVAAAEKGADQKSALNASENLKREKDYKKTGEIDPTSVITPKDPGDIPTFDEWKKKVMEVEKEKSQSMHPSAVGGQHSTKKVQKNRNNYASVECGAKILAANPEAKSTSAILMENMDLYMLNPCSTKIWFVIELCEPIQVKQLDIANHELFSSTPKDFLVSISDRYPTNKWIKLGTFHARDERNVQSFPLDEQMYAKYVKMFIKYIKVELISHFGSEHFCPLSLIRVFGTSMVEEYEEIADSQYQSERQELFDEDYDYLLDYNTGEEKSSKNLLGSATNAILSMVNIAANMLGAKTEENAEAEGNKSISENVTAAPATSTAAPRLPEPTPVPSPELITTDIPQIDKEQLNVDLTKSPIVQLVQEYEEDISQSTVTLLPSDDQEEEASAWFELETDKYCSDLRTACCISTFSEYLFKWCSVTAAIHRRRSKTEGKHKQDYSAHAQQPQAVLTESVHMSIDEPLPEQLESRVERLPGSTAAVDFSSVVHEEISNETTDAIELEPSHPQTVSQPLLLEVTSEVKPLPTTEIVLEPAKEDLGQVAPRGTPPVDTAEMSAETEKTESSAAEETPVVSETSVLTEVKEMSTRETIATPMISKPIETVLQPEHTVGMLASDAGEGKESTPEVQKPVLSPVESSVSAETKEDDQATEEAFMSIPVSGGPQRTATDFYAELQNSTDLGYANGNLVHGSNQKESVFMRLNNRIKALEVNMSLSSRYLEELSQRYRKQMEEMQKAFNKTIIKLQNTSRIAEEQDQRQTEAIQLLQAQLTNMTQLVSNLSTTVAELKREVSDRQTYLVISLVLCVILGLVVCVQRCRSTSQFCEDYFSKIPKSNHYPSPKRCFSSYDDTNLKRRTSLPLVRSQSFQLSGKEVDPEDLYIVEPLKFSPEKKKKRCKYKSEKIETIKPTAEPLHPVANGEIKGRKPFTNQRDFSNIGEVYHSSYKGPPSEGSSETSSQSEESYFCGISACTSLCNGQTQKTKTEKRAIKRRRSKVSDQGKLIKTLIQTKSGSMPSLHDIIKGNKEITVGALGVTAVSGHI
- the SUCO gene encoding SUN domain-containing ossification factor isoform X5, producing MRGPPARSACLCLCVLLWLPIWHVFCEDSLSSAVQYASSDACALASDGENIQEKREEAGHRLESEHADSSTQSYSTEELLDDSIKSDQATEVSEASQPEAQTPPSVDVNGASPSIVASTENNSSSPTSEISTVSQPDAIENSRADIPVVSSSEAEQSEPDCDIGGTLEADPQSEPSSFVSPPESLAGQHIENISSSHGKGKKTKSEFESKVAAAEKGADQKSALNASENLKREKDYKKTGEIDPTSVITPKDPGDIPTFDEWKKKVMEVEKEKSQSMHPSAVGGQHSTKKVQKNRNNYASVECGAKILAANPEAKSTSAILMENMDLYMLNPCSTKIWFVIELCEPIQVKQLDIANHELFSSTPKDFLVSISDRYPTNKWIKLGTFHARDERNVQSFPLDEQMYAKYVKMFIKYIKVELISHFGSEHFCPLSLIRVFGTSMVEEYEEIADSQYQSERQELFDEDYDYLLDYNTGEEKSSKNLLGSATNAILSMVNIAANMLGAKTEENAEAEGNKSISENVTAAPATSTAAPRLPEPTPVPSPELITTDIPQIDKEQLNVDLTKSPIVQLVQEYEEDISQSTVTLLPSDDQEEEASAWFELETDKYCSDLRTACCISTFSEYLFKWCSVTAAIHRRRSKTEGKHKQDYSAHAQQPQAVLTESVHMSIDEPLPEQLESRVERLPGSTAAVDFSSVVHEEISNETTDAIELEPSHPQTVSQPLLLEVTSEVKPLPTTEIVLEPAKEDLGQVAPRGTPPVDTAEMSAETEKTESSAAEETPVVSETSVLTEVKEMSTRETIATPMISKPIETVLQPEHTVGMLASDAGEGKESTPEVQKPVLSPVESSVSAETKEDDQATEEAFMSIPVSGGPQRTATDFYAELQNSTDLGYANGNLVHGSNQKESVFMRLNNRIKALEVNMSLSSRYLEELSQRYRKQMEEMQKAFNKTIIKLQNTSRIAEEQDQRQTEAIQLLQAQLTNMTQLVSNLSTTVAELKREVSDRQTYLVISLVLCVILGLVVCVQRCRSTSQFCEDYFSKIPKSNHYPSPKRCFSSYDDTNLKRRTSLPLVRSQSFQLSGKEVDPEDLYIVEPLKFSPEKKVQ
- the SUCO gene encoding SUN domain-containing ossification factor isoform X6 is translated as MRGPPARSACLCLCVLLWLPIWHVFCEDSLSSAVQYASSDACALASDGENIQEKREEAGHRLESEHADSSTQSYSTEELLDDSIKSDQATEVSEASQPEAQTPPSVDVNGASPSIVASTENNSSSPTSEISTVSQPDAIENSRADIPVVSSSEAEQSEPDCDIGGTLEADPQSEPSSFVSPPESLAGQHIENISSSHGKGKKTKSEFESKVAAAEKGADQKSALNASENLKREKDYKKTGEIDPTSVITPKDPGDIPTFDEWKKKVMEVEKEKSQSMHPSAVGGQHSTKKVQKNRNNYASVECGAKILAANPEAKSTSAILMENMDLYMLNPCSTKIWFVIELCEPIQVKQLDIANHELFSSTPKDFLVSISDRYPTNKWIKLGTFHARDERNVQSFPLDEQMYAKYVKMFIKYIKVELISHFGSEHFCPLSLIRVFGTSMVEEYEEIADSQYQSERQELFDEDYDYLLDYNTGEEKSSKNLLGSATNAILSMVNIAANMLGAKTEENAEAEGNKSISENVTAAPATSTAAPRLPEPTPVPSPELITTDIPQIDKEQLNVDLTKSPIVQLVQEYEEDISQSTVTLLPSDDQEEEASAWFELETDKYCSDLRTACCISTFSEYLFKWCSVTAAIHRRRSKTEGKHKQDYSAHAQQPQAVLTESVHMSIDEPLPEQLESRVERLPGSTAAVDFSSVVHEEISNETTDAIELEPSHPQTVSQPLLLEVTSEVKPLPTTEIVLEPAKEDLGQVAPRGTPPVDTAEMSAETEKTESSAAEETPVVSETSVLTEVKEMSTRETIATPMISKPIETVLQPEHTVGMLASDAGEGKESTPEVQKPVLSPVESSVSAETKEDDQATEEAFMSIPVSGGPQRTATDFYAELQNSTDLGYANGNLVHGSNQKESVFMRLNNRIKALEVNMSLSSRYLEELSQRYRKQMEEMQKAFNKTIIKLQNTSRIAEEQDQRQTEAIQLLQAQLTNMTQLVSNLSTTVAELKREVSDRQTYLVISLVLCVILGLVVCVQRCRSTSQFCEDYFSKIPKSNHYPSPKRCFSSYDDTNLKRRTSLPLVRSQSFQLSVDPEDLYIVEPLKFSPEKKVQ